Below is a genomic region from Rhizobium acidisoli.
TCTTTACTTGAACCCCCAAATGGAATCGGCAAAAGTGATGGTGCTATCAATCCTTTCATGGATTTGCCGTCTTTTCGGGCCAGCGTCCGATCACACATCTATTGGAAAAAATACCGTGAGCAGCGATGCGTTAATACGCGCGACGAAGCCTTCGGCTTCGATGGCGCTTGCAACTGCGGCAGGCTGGGGCCGAGGCCTCTTCACCTTGGTCCGCATCACCATGATGGCCTTCCGTCACCCCTGGCAATCGGGCTTTGCGATCGGCGCCACGCTCGTCGCCTCCACCTTCCAGCTGATGATCCCCCGTCTTCTCGGCCAGGCGGTCGACCACACGCAGATGGCGATGAGCGGCGGCGCGGCCGGCCAGGCGGCACAGGACGCGCTGTTGACCACGGCGCTGCTCCTGCTCGGCGCCAGCGTGCTGCGCGGCCTCTTCACCATGGTCCAGAACTATTACAGCGAAGCCGTCGGCCATCATATCGGCTACGAATTGCGGCTGGCCTGCTACGAGAAGATCCAGCGGCTCTCCTTCAGCTTCCATGACACCGTGCATTCCGGCGACCTGATCACCATCGGCCTGCTCGATCTCGAAGGCGTGCGCATGTATTTTTCCACGGCGCTCGTCCGGATGATCCTGCTGTCGATCCTGATCGGCATCGGCGCCTATATGCTGCTGTCGACCGATATCGTGCTCGGCCTGCTGGCGCTCTCCTTCGTACCCTTCGTCGGCTGGCGCTCCTCGGTGACGCAGCTCAGGCTGCGCGCCACATGGCTCGACCTGCAGGAGCGGCTGTCGGTGTTGACCCGCATCATGGAGGAAAATCTCGGCGGCATCCGCGTCGTGCGCGCCTTTGCCGCGCAGGACCACGAAATGTCGAAATTCGAAGCGGCGTCGAAAAACGCGCTGGCGCTCGCCCATCAGCGCGTCGGCATCCGTGTGAGCAATACCAGCGCCATGACCTTCTCCTTCTTCGCGGCGATGGGCCTGGTGCTCTTCGTCGGCGGCGGCAAGGTGATGTCGGGCGAGATCACCGTCGGCACGCTCGCCTCCTTCCTGACCTTCATGACCATTTTGCAGATGCCGGTGCGCCAGCTCGGCCTGATGGTCAATGCTTTCGCCCGCGCTTCCACCTGCGGCTCACGCCTCTTCAGCCTGCTCGACCTCGCCATCGCGATCAAGGATGCGCCGGATGCCAGGGAATTGGCGGTGACCGGCGGCGTGCTGCGCTTCGAGAATGTCAGCTTCGCCTATCCCGGCTCGGAAAAGCGCATTGTCCTCCATGATGTGTCCTTCGAAGCCAGGCGCGGCCAGACGATCGGCATCGTCGGGCCTCCGGGCAGCGGCAAGTCGACCATCGCCCATCTGATCCCGCGCTTCTATGACGTTAGTGGCGGCAAGATCACCATCGACGGCCAGGACATCCGCAAGGCGACGCTGCAATCGCTGCGCCGGGCGGTTGCCGTCGTGCAGCAGGATTCCTTCCTGTTCACCACGACGATCGAAAACAACATCGCCTATGGCGACCCCTGGGCGAAGGAAGGCCGCATCGAACGCGCCAGCGAGAGCGCCCAGCTGCACAATTACGTGCTCGGCCTGCCCACCGGCTACGACACCGTCGTCGGCGAGCGCGGCGTTTCGCTGTCCGGCGGCCAGCGCCAGCGTCTTTCAATCGCCCGCGCGCTGATGCTGAAGCCGGCAGTGATGGTGTTCGACGATTCGACGGCGGCGATCGACGCGGCCACCGAGCAGCGCATCCGCAGCGCCATGCGCCGCTATGCCGCCGACCGCGTCACGATCATCGTCGCCCACCGCCTGAGTTCACTGATGCATGCCGATCAGATCCTGTTCGTCGAAGACGGCCGGATCGTCGAACGTGGAACGCACTCGGCGCTGCTGGCGCTCGGTGGGCGCTACAAGGCGCTCTACGAGCTGCAGGTGCGGCCGGGCGACGAAGTGTTGAGCGCGTAACTTTCTCCTCCCAACCGGGAAGAGAAGGCAATGAAATGCAGGCCATCCGACGTCATGGCCGCGGGAGGAATGGGATGGCCGAGGAACTGGAAACCGAGCGTCCCGACGTTCGCGAAGATGGGCGCCGCCCACCGCGAGCAGTCGTCGGTTCGCATCGCGTCGAGGAGGAAATGTTCGGCAAGGCCTTCGACGGCAATATCGTCAAGCGCATCTGGGCTTTCGTTCACCCCTATCGCCGCCAGGTCGCCTGGTCGGTCGTCGCCGTCCTGACCTTCACGATGATGCAGTTGCTGATCCCGCTGATCATCCGTTACGCCATCGATCACGGCATGTCGCCGGGCGGCAGCCCTTCGGCGCTGATCTGGTCGATCGCCGCCTTCGCCATCGCCATCCTTATCAACTATGCGGCAAGCTACGCGCAGGAGACGCTGGTCGGCGGCGTGGCCGAAGACGTGCTCTTCGATATCCGCAGGGCGATGTTTTCGCATCTCCAGCGCGTCTCGCTCTCCTTCATGGACAAAACCGAGGTCGGACGGCTGATGTCGCGCCTGCAGGGCGACGTCAACTCGATGCAGGAATTCCTCGAAACCTCGGTTCTCTCGGTCGGCGACATCGTGCTGCTCTTCGGCATCGTCTTCGTCATGCTCTATCTCGATTTCAAGCTGGGGCTGCTGACGCTCTCGGTGCTGCCGGTGCTGTTCATCGTCCGGCTGTTCTGGCTGCCGCTCGCCCGCAAATCCTTCATGGCCGCGCACGAGACCAATTCGGTGGCCAATGGTGCGCTTGCCGAAGCTATCCACGGGGTCCGCGCCGTCCAGAGCATGGATCGGCAGGGCGTCAACTTCACGCTTTACGACGACAAGGCGCATGCGAACCTCAGGACGCATCTGACGGCGGCCCGTTATGCCCAGGTGATGGTGCCGATCGTCGACAGCCTGACCGGTGTGGCGATGGCGCTCGTCATCGTCGTCGGCGGCGCCCGCGTTCTGAACCAGGCCCTCGATGTCGGCGTGCTTGTCGCCTTCCTGTTCTACATCCAGCGCTTCTTCGACCCGATCCGTTCGCTCACCTT
It encodes:
- a CDS encoding ABC transporter ATP-binding protein — translated: MAEELETERPDVREDGRRPPRAVVGSHRVEEEMFGKAFDGNIVKRIWAFVHPYRRQVAWSVVAVLTFTMMQLLIPLIIRYAIDHGMSPGGSPSALIWSIAAFAIAILINYAASYAQETLVGGVAEDVLFDIRRAMFSHLQRVSLSFMDKTEVGRLMSRLQGDVNSMQEFLETSVLSVGDIVLLFGIVFVMLYLDFKLGLLTLSVLPVLFIVRLFWLPLARKSFMAAHETNSVANGALAEAIHGVRAVQSMDRQGVNFTLYDDKAHANLRTHLTAARYAQVMVPIVDSLTGVAMALVIVVGGARVLNQALDVGVLVAFLFYIQRFFDPIRSLTLQYSVMQRAMASGQRLTEVLDVPVDIKDAPDAKALSRDMDGSVEFKDVVFGYNPKHPVLKHVSFKVNPGETVALVGPTGSGKSSCMSLIHRFYDVQQGQVRVGGHDVRELTQDSLGAQIAMVLQEPFLFTGTVFENIRYHKLEATREQVIEAAKAVGAHDFVMRLPDGYDSVLGERGGNLSLGQRQLLSFARALVADAKILVLDEATANIDSYTEMLIQKALVKLLENRTGLVIAHRLATIREADRIIVLQNGEVIESGDHRQLMKNGKLYSKLYNLNYASFDDIPEDVLEETTATQSAT
- a CDS encoding ABC transporter ATP-binding protein is translated as MNPQMESAKVMVLSILSWICRLFGPASDHTSIGKNTVSSDALIRATKPSASMALATAAGWGRGLFTLVRITMMAFRHPWQSGFAIGATLVASTFQLMIPRLLGQAVDHTQMAMSGGAAGQAAQDALLTTALLLLGASVLRGLFTMVQNYYSEAVGHHIGYELRLACYEKIQRLSFSFHDTVHSGDLITIGLLDLEGVRMYFSTALVRMILLSILIGIGAYMLLSTDIVLGLLALSFVPFVGWRSSVTQLRLRATWLDLQERLSVLTRIMEENLGGIRVVRAFAAQDHEMSKFEAASKNALALAHQRVGIRVSNTSAMTFSFFAAMGLVLFVGGGKVMSGEITVGTLASFLTFMTILQMPVRQLGLMVNAFARASTCGSRLFSLLDLAIAIKDAPDARELAVTGGVLRFENVSFAYPGSEKRIVLHDVSFEARRGQTIGIVGPPGSGKSTIAHLIPRFYDVSGGKITIDGQDIRKATLQSLRRAVAVVQQDSFLFTTTIENNIAYGDPWAKEGRIERASESAQLHNYVLGLPTGYDTVVGERGVSLSGGQRQRLSIARALMLKPAVMVFDDSTAAIDAATEQRIRSAMRRYAADRVTIIVAHRLSSLMHADQILFVEDGRIVERGTHSALLALGGRYKALYELQVRPGDEVLSA